The sequence below is a genomic window from Aureispira sp. CCB-E.
CTGTTCCAAACTGGAAAGATCTTCCTGATGGTGTTTATTTTGTAACGATTGAATTGGACGGCTTTGTACAGCGTATTTTGATTACTAAATAATTCTTCACGCTAATAGAATATTAAATCATCTCGTTGAAGCATGCGTTCAACGAGATGATTTATTTAGCACTAATACAATCATTCGTGTTCAATAGGAACTTCCCAGTTTTCAATATTTTGAGCTAGCAAGAAACCAATTTCAAAAAGCTCCATAAAGTAGTTTTTGCTTTTTCTAAACCATAAGGGATCCAACGTAGTCTCATAACGTATCCGATCTTTTAGAACAGTATATAACGAACAATAATTAATTTGGGCTAGCATTTTTTCTTGAATCGGTAAACTCAATATATCTGCATAAGCATAACGATGATTGCACCAAAGGGTAAACGTTTTATCAAATTCTTTATGGTATACTCTTGTTTTAGCCCCTCCAAAAAGACGACTTATTTTCTGTCCCAACGTAGCTTTCTCTAATGTTAATTTGATGTTGTTTGTGTTTTTTAGAAAGTAGAAAAACCTTATTTTCCAAATATACATATGTGGAAAATCGGCTTCTTGGTTTAGAGGGTTTTCATTATAAAGAGCTCCATTAAGCTCTTTTTTAAGTTCTAAAATAACCTTAAAAGCAATCGACGCCCTTTCTCCAGTTATTATTTTACGGTCCAATAATTCCGACTTTTTATCTTCTATGACCATGCTGTTGGGGTCCAATCCCCATGTTAACAACTCTTGGTATAAAATATCTCCAATCGCATTAAATTCTCGCTCTTTATTCATGCTTTTTATTTTAACTTCAATACAAGTTTCTTACCCTACCAACATCAAAACTTTATAAAATCGTTCACAAAATAGCTACAGTCGATTTATTTTTTAGTTTTTTGTCTTCCTTTTGGAACAAGGATTCTAATTAGAATTTTGGTTTGCTCCAAACAAATCGTTACTTTCGCAAGTCTCACAATCAAATTTATATTGATTAAAGAGTTACTAATTTGAAGTTGACTACTTAAATATAGAGTACTTCGTGTTTTTGGGTTATCACAAAAACAAAAAAATAAATATCATGAAGTATTGCTAGTATCTTAGTTATACTAAAACAATAAAAATTAATACAACAAATAACAAACAATGTATAGAACGCACAATTGTGGCGCACTCCGCATAGAGCATGTTGGTCAAAAGGTGACGCTATCTGGCTGGTTGAACAAAAATCGTGATTATGGATCCATGACATTCATCGACTTACGAGATCGTTATGGTATTACACAATTGGTATTTAACACACAAACTAACGAAGAGTTATATAATGATGCCAAAAAATTGGGTCGTGAATATGTTTTGCGTATAGAAGGTGAGGTAGCAGAGCGTTCAAACAAGAATCCTAAAATTCCTACTGGTGAGATTGAAATTCTAGTAGAAAAATTAGAAGTATTAAACGAATCATTGACACCTCCATTTACAATCGATGAAGAAACAGACGGTGGAGAAGAAATTCGTATGAAATACCGTTACTTGGATTTGCGTCGTCGCCCTGTTCAAGAAAACTTGTTCTTTAGATCAAAAGTGGCTATTGAGACACGTAAATACTTATCTGATAATGGATTTATTGAGGTAGAAACACCTGTATTGATCAAAAGTACTCCAGAAGGTGCTAGAGATTTTGTTGTTCCTAGCCGTATGAACAAAGGGCAATTTTATGCCTTGCCACAATCGCCTCAAACCTTCAAGCAGTTATTGATGGTTTCTGGTTTTGACAAATACTTTCAATTGGTCAAATGTTTTCGTGACGAAGACTTGCGAGCGGATCGCCAACCAGAATTTACACAAATTGATTGCGAAATGTCTTTTGTCACCCAAGAAGAAATTTTACAAACCTTTGAGGGCTTGACCAAATACTTGTTCAAAGAATGTTTAGGAGTTGACCTGCCAACCTTCCCTCGCATGACCTATGATGAAGCACTAAAACGCTATGGTTCTGATAAACCAGATACACGTTTTGGGATGGAATTTGTTGAGTTTAATGATGTCGCTCAAGGTCATGGTTTCCCTGTATTTGACAGTGCAGAATTGGTAGTTGGTATTTGTGCTAGAGGACAAGCTGACCAGTATTCTAA
It includes:
- the aspS gene encoding aspartate--tRNA ligase translates to MYRTHNCGALRIEHVGQKVTLSGWLNKNRDYGSMTFIDLRDRYGITQLVFNTQTNEELYNDAKKLGREYVLRIEGEVAERSNKNPKIPTGEIEILVEKLEVLNESLTPPFTIDEETDGGEEIRMKYRYLDLRRRPVQENLFFRSKVAIETRKYLSDNGFIEVETPVLIKSTPEGARDFVVPSRMNKGQFYALPQSPQTFKQLLMVSGFDKYFQLVKCFRDEDLRADRQPEFTQIDCEMSFVTQEEILQTFEGLTKYLFKECLGVDLPTFPRMTYDEALKRYGSDKPDTRFGMEFVEFNDVAQGHGFPVFDSAELVVGICARGQADQYSNKDIKKLTEWMQRPQIGAKGLVYVKYNLDGSIKSSVGKFYTDAQLMSWLEKAGAQKGDMLLILSGETDKVRDQLNSLRLEMGDRMGLRSGGFNPLWVVDFPLLEWDEDSERFHAMHHPFTSPKKNDIERMLTGDHDTMKALRADAYDLVINGWEIGGGSIRIFDRELQAKNFKLLGFTEAEAEEQFGFLMGAFEYGAPPHGGIAFGFDRLCSIMKGAGSIRDFIAFPKNNQGRDVMIDAPATIDETQLDELGIALLKEQTEA